A genome region from Brienomyrus brachyistius isolate T26 chromosome 23, BBRACH_0.4, whole genome shotgun sequence includes the following:
- the bmp8a gene encoding bone morphogenetic protein 8A, translating to MERLTSEHRGLRCCSPARRDVMMGQGGLDAAEGLGGVSMLACPKLHRWMLPVLLLLLLLPPRLEGALHSSFLQRRLSVRERKEMQREILSILGLPGRPRPHPPLRPPSSAPLFMLDLYHAVSGEGDENDVPVPRFRPERVSYGTLPTLSTHVPPLGIVVSEADTVMSFVNVVEQERDLLQPRPYWKEFRFDLTPLPQGETVTAAEFRIYKTLSLGHRSNRTLHISVYEILRENKHREPELVLLDLQSVPAGQEGWLAFDVTSASNRWLLHPRSNLGLRLYVETEEDRSLSAAWVGLVGRRGPRSKQPFMVTFFRASQAPCRPPRALRHNSNNNQRKRKPKYDLPHPNRPGIFDNSQLTSGRQACQRHELYVSFSDLGWKDWVIAPRGYSAFYCDGECLYPLGSCMNATNHAMIQLVVHLLKPDEVPKACCAPTKLSPISVLFYDDSNNVILKKHRNMVVKTCGCL from the exons ATGGAAAGGCTCACCAGCGAACATAGAGGACTTCGCTGTTGTTCGCCGGCGAGGAGGGATGTAATGATGGGACAGGGGGGCTTGGATGCTGCTGAAGGTCTGGGTGGGGTCTCCATGCTTGCTTGCCCTAAACTCCATCGCTGGATGCTCCCAGTCCTGCTGCTACTACTCCTGCTGCCACCTCGCCTGGAGGGGGCGCTACACTCCAGCTTCCTGCAGCGGCGCCTCAGCGTGCGCGAGCGAAAGGAGATGCAGCGGGAGATCCTGTCCATCTTGGGGCTGCCAGGCCGACCGCGCCCCCATCCGCCACTGCGCCCGCCCTCATCGGCGCCTCTCTTCATGCTGGACCTGTACCATGCCGTGTCTGGTGAGGGAGATGAAAACGACGTCCCAGTGCCGAGATTCAGGCCCGAGCGTGTCAGCTACGGCACGCTACCCACACTCAGCACGCATGTGCCGCCTCTCGGCATCGTGGTCAGCGAGGCCGACACAGTCATGAGCTTCGTCAACGTGG TGGAGCAAGAGCGCGACCTGCTGCAGCCACGTCCCTACTGGAAGGAATTCCGTTTCGACCTGACACCCCTGCCGCAGGGCGAGACCGTGACGGCCGCAGAGTTCCGCATCTACAAGACGCTGAGCCTGGGACACCGGAGCAACCGCACCCTGCACATCTCTGTCTATGAGATCCTTCGTGAGAACAAGCACAG AGAGCCCGAGTTAGTGCTGCTGGACCTGCAGTCGGTGCCGGCTGGCCAGGAGGGCTGGTTGGCTTTTGACGTCACCTCTGCCAGCAACCGTTGGCTGCTGCACCCACGCAGCAACCTAGGCCTGCGGTTGTACGTGGAGACAGAGGAGG ATCGCTCGCTCTCAGCAGCGTGGGTGGGGCTGGTGGGTCGCCGTGGTCCACGCTCTAAGCAGCCCTTCATGGTGACGTTCTTCCGGGCCAGCCAGgccccatgccgccccccccgggCACTCCggcacaacagcaacaacaaccaGCGTAAGAGGAAGCCCAAGTACGACCTACCACATCCCAACCGTCCCGGCATTTTCG ATAACAGCCAGCTGACCAGCGGCCGTCAAGCCTGCCAGCGGCACGAACTCTATGTCAGCTTTAGCGACTTGGGCTGGAAG GACTGGGTCATAGCACCTCGGGGATATTCTGCCTTCTACTGTGACGGGGAATGTCTGTACCCACTGGGCTCCTGCATGAACGCCACCAACCACGCCATGATCCAGCTGGTG GTCCACCTGCTGAAGCCAGACGAGGTGCCCAAAGCCTGTTGTGCCCCCACCAAGCTCAGCCCCATCTCCGTCCTCTTCTATGACGACAGCAACAACGTCATCCTCAAGAAGCACCGCAATATGGTGGTCAAGACATGCGGCTGCCTGTAG